One Streptomyces sp. CNQ-509 DNA window includes the following coding sequences:
- a CDS encoding discoidin domain-containing protein: MATPTPFPRRRFLLASGATAAGLALGTPGIGAAASGPGPEALLYHRLLLRHTRWVETQWDDAAGRYPLADFGFVSVLGNAVLLTHGTYDADLAGVDRDTLADHTVRTIRHFAATNFWATGATWGGGGYEWGGRVFWDGTFESYFVAAARLLWDDLDAATRAHVDAIAVRGAQYVAGLGAGEDPRSGGWSSNGLTGGHRGDSKIEEMGAKSMPLATGLAYHPGHADAPAWREWLTRWMSNMTGLPSADRENGTLIDGRPVSEWNTAQNMYEGHVVENHGTYAPMYQQSTGAYPGRNALHFLIAGAPLPEVLAKQPNAAGLWHTMTHLGTAAGLSSHPMVADRYHLYGRDVLPLTWRRMGQADPYTARAERMLAAHLEPYLAYPPENRLTKFSGEPKYEPEARAEVAIAYLLHVWRDRLHGDVRPVSEARYWASVTGATDYGAEVGLVAHQSAQALAMAVSKAGHVKFAFLPEHDDWLFDVTGAAPAFLPGTALAVTGRRVARYTRAADGFDGSATVLRLAQGTAGYATLPTGAVVYATSGLAADEGRLRLHTLTMPGVRGLDGDRTFHGPGGAVTLAPDGGDGGVDEVRFPAVAARHVRILGARPATQYGYSLWRVEVYAPGSATDLARGRTATASSADPAYPPPHATDGDPATRWAVARAERPRADSWLAVDLGAEQRVDRVLLGWEAAYGAEYRVQVSADGTGWRDVAAVPTAHRFTGNWVNVDDRAGFVVRGGSNPIRVTAGSVTLSAGPDAPLIAEGYPAQRAGRTRALAAAPAPTTDVPDVAAALADGHLAVFNLTDAPVRATVHVPAGTDGEPARTVRVDLPAAAATILPPASGA; the protein is encoded by the coding sequence ATGGCGACCCCGACTCCCTTTCCCCGCAGGCGGTTTCTGCTCGCGAGCGGGGCCACCGCCGCCGGGCTGGCCCTCGGCACGCCGGGGATCGGCGCCGCCGCCTCCGGGCCCGGTCCTGAAGCCCTGCTCTACCACCGGCTCCTGCTGCGCCACACCCGCTGGGTCGAGACGCAGTGGGACGACGCCGCCGGGCGCTACCCGCTCGCCGACTTCGGCTTCGTCAGCGTCCTCGGCAACGCCGTGCTGCTCACCCACGGCACGTACGACGCGGACCTCGCGGGCGTCGACCGCGACACGCTCGCCGACCACACCGTGCGGACCATCCGGCACTTCGCCGCCACCAACTTCTGGGCCACCGGCGCGACCTGGGGCGGCGGCGGGTACGAGTGGGGCGGGCGGGTGTTCTGGGACGGGACGTTCGAGTCGTACTTCGTCGCCGCCGCCCGGCTGCTCTGGGACGACCTCGACGCCGCCACCCGTGCGCACGTCGACGCCATCGCCGTCCGCGGCGCGCAGTACGTCGCGGGCCTCGGTGCCGGCGAGGATCCGCGCAGCGGCGGCTGGTCGTCCAACGGGCTCACCGGCGGGCACCGCGGCGACTCGAAGATCGAGGAGATGGGCGCGAAGTCGATGCCGCTGGCCACGGGCCTCGCGTACCACCCGGGCCACGCCGACGCCCCCGCCTGGCGCGAGTGGCTGACCCGCTGGATGTCGAACATGACGGGGCTGCCCTCCGCGGACCGCGAGAACGGCACGCTCATCGACGGCCGTCCGGTGTCCGAATGGAACACCGCGCAGAACATGTACGAGGGCCACGTCGTCGAGAACCACGGCACCTACGCGCCCATGTACCAGCAGTCCACGGGCGCGTACCCCGGGCGCAACGCCCTCCACTTCCTCATCGCCGGCGCCCCGCTGCCCGAGGTGCTCGCCAAGCAGCCCAACGCGGCCGGCCTCTGGCACACGATGACCCACCTCGGCACCGCCGCCGGGCTCTCCTCGCACCCCATGGTGGCCGACCGCTACCACCTCTACGGCCGCGACGTGCTCCCCCTGACCTGGCGCCGGATGGGCCAGGCCGACCCGTACACCGCCCGCGCGGAGCGGATGCTCGCCGCGCATCTGGAGCCGTATCTCGCGTACCCGCCGGAGAACCGGCTGACGAAGTTCAGCGGCGAGCCGAAGTACGAGCCGGAAGCGCGCGCGGAGGTGGCGATCGCGTACCTGCTGCACGTCTGGCGCGACCGGCTGCACGGCGACGTACGGCCGGTGAGCGAGGCCCGCTACTGGGCGAGCGTGACCGGGGCGACGGACTACGGCGCCGAAGTCGGGCTCGTCGCGCACCAGTCGGCGCAGGCCCTGGCGATGGCGGTGAGCAAGGCGGGGCACGTGAAGTTCGCGTTCCTGCCCGAGCACGACGACTGGCTCTTCGACGTCACGGGCGCCGCCCCCGCGTTCCTGCCGGGCACCGCGCTCGCGGTCACCGGCCGCCGCGTCGCCCGCTACACCCGGGCCGCCGACGGCTTCGACGGCTCCGCCACGGTGCTGCGCCTCGCGCAGGGCACCGCGGGCTACGCGACGCTGCCCACCGGCGCGGTCGTCTACGCCACGTCCGGCCTCGCCGCCGACGAGGGGCGGCTGCGGCTGCACACGCTGACCATGCCGGGCGTACGGGGCCTCGACGGCGACCGTACGTTCCACGGCCCCGGCGGCGCCGTCACCCTGGCGCCCGACGGCGGCGACGGCGGGGTGGACGAGGTGCGCTTCCCCGCGGTCGCGGCGCGGCACGTGCGGATCCTCGGCGCCCGGCCCGCGACGCAGTACGGCTACTCCCTCTGGCGCGTCGAGGTCTACGCCCCCGGCTCCGCCACCGACCTGGCCCGCGGCCGTACCGCCACCGCCTCGTCCGCCGACCCCGCCTACCCCCCGCCGCACGCCACGGACGGCGACCCCGCCACCCGCTGGGCGGTGGCCCGCGCGGAGCGGCCGCGGGCGGACAGCTGGCTGGCTGTGGACCTGGGCGCGGAGCAGCGGGTGGACCGGGTGCTGCTGGGATGGGAGGCGGCGTACGGCGCGGAGTACCGGGTGCAGGTGTCCGCCGACGGCACCGGCTGGCGCGACGTGGCGGCGGTGCCCACGGCGCACCGCTTCACAGGGAACTGGGTGAACGTCGACGACCGGGCCGGTTTCGTCGTACGCGGCGGAAGCAACCCGATCCGCGTGACGGCCGGCTCCGTCACCCTCTCCGCGGGCCCGGACGCCCCGCTGATCGCCGAGGGCTACCCGGCGCAGCGCGCGGGCCGCACCCGCGCCCTGGCGGCGGCCCCCGCACCGACCACGGACGTGCCCGACGTCGCGGCCGCCCTGGCCGACGGCCACCTCGCCGTCTTCAACCTCACCGACGCCCCCGTCCGGGCGACCGTCCACGTCCCCGCGGGAACGGACGGGGAGCCCGCCCGCACCGTCCGCGTCGACCTCCCCGCCGCCGCGGCCACGATCCTGCCGCCCGCCTCCGGTGCGTGA
- a CDS encoding GNAT family N-acetyltransferase — MSDLRFTPPADDEALRDWRRVHNATIPTHHLSLDDVRDRAWRHRLELAYAGGVLVGCSTVRPPEDGTRTATVIARVLAEHRGRGIGEELYARGLFRAWELGAEQIATVVLSSNDSGLRFAHKHGFVETERYVLPGETIPWIDMKLAS, encoded by the coding sequence GTGTCCGATCTCCGCTTCACGCCGCCAGCCGACGACGAGGCGCTCCGGGACTGGCGCCGCGTCCACAACGCGACGATCCCGACGCATCACCTCTCTCTGGACGACGTACGGGACCGGGCGTGGCGGCACCGCCTGGAGCTGGCCTACGCCGGCGGGGTGCTCGTCGGCTGCAGCACCGTGCGCCCGCCCGAGGACGGCACCCGCACCGCCACCGTCATCGCCCGCGTCCTCGCCGAGCACCGCGGCCGGGGCATCGGCGAGGAGCTGTACGCGCGCGGGCTCTTCCGGGCGTGGGAGCTGGGCGCGGAGCAGATCGCGACGGTGGTGCTGTCGTCGAACGACAGCGGACTGCGGTTCGCGCACAAGCACGGCTTCGTCGAGACCGAGCGCTACGTGCTGCCGGGCGAGACGATCCCCTGGATCGACATGAAACTGGCCTCTTAG
- a CDS encoding type II toxin-antitoxin system Phd/YefM family antitoxin: MRMMSASEASRSFASVLDQAEHGETIVITRNGRRLAILGPAPSGNGAALADVLEAHAAALDEDFASDVLETRKLLTLEDPWEG; the protein is encoded by the coding sequence ATGAGGATGATGAGCGCAAGCGAGGCTTCCCGGAGCTTCGCTTCGGTGCTGGACCAGGCGGAGCATGGGGAAACCATCGTGATCACCCGCAACGGCAGACGTCTGGCGATCCTCGGGCCGGCACCCAGCGGGAACGGCGCTGCGCTTGCCGACGTGCTGGAAGCACACGCCGCGGCTCTCGACGAGGACTTCGCGTCCGATGTGCTGGAGACCCGAAAGCTGCTGACTCTGGAGGACCCGTGGGAAGGGTGA
- a CDS encoding ABC transporter substrate-binding protein produces MAPFSRRHLLAAGGGALGSAVLAACGSPVNLPSSMEEVTPRPGGPSRGGVLHFGLSTDPANLDPHVTTGAASDLLRQLTYNALLQYDGDGEIIGDLAAEFGWADDTTYEVKLRPGVRFHDGSRLTTKDVAFSFRRMRDEKTAATTGPLLDLIEEVEAKDDTTVLFHLRQADSTIPFVLANPTANIVSQRWIESGVDPKTQVMGTGPFRFVERIPGVSTTYERFDEYFEPELPYLNAMVFQPMSDDYARVTALRTATVDMIDYVPATHVDVISENPRLRFASDRSFGFGFVGFVTSKPPFDDVRVRRAVAMAINRDSVLETALLGHGQPIDGALMPPAFARYSGSLDNTMDYDPEQARFLLKQAGQENLTLPTVTTSTYSVIARPAQAMLPGIRAAGVDVRLTQQEWLTFRASVEAKSYPVHSWGTAPKFGDPASLSDFLGSTGTFTKNTDFKDERLDQLLAEGRRTRDRALRDEIYRDVEQRALELVPMTWTVRRQQGEAHYDYVKGYRHPPKGSWTGVTLRRIWMDKK; encoded by the coding sequence ATGGCACCATTCAGCAGGCGGCACCTCCTCGCCGCCGGCGGCGGCGCGCTCGGCAGCGCCGTGCTGGCCGCGTGCGGCAGCCCGGTCAACCTGCCGTCGTCGATGGAGGAGGTCACGCCCCGGCCCGGCGGCCCGAGCCGCGGCGGGGTGCTGCACTTCGGGCTCTCCACGGACCCGGCCAACCTCGATCCGCACGTCACCACGGGCGCCGCGTCGGACCTGCTGCGGCAGCTCACGTACAACGCGCTGCTGCAGTACGACGGCGACGGCGAGATCATCGGCGACCTGGCCGCCGAGTTCGGCTGGGCCGACGACACGACGTACGAGGTCAAGCTCCGCCCCGGGGTCCGCTTCCACGACGGCTCGCGGCTGACCACGAAGGACGTCGCGTTCTCGTTCCGCCGGATGAGGGACGAGAAGACCGCGGCGACCACGGGCCCGCTCCTCGACCTGATCGAGGAGGTCGAGGCCAAGGACGACACCACGGTCCTCTTCCACCTCAGGCAGGCGGACTCCACGATCCCGTTCGTCCTCGCCAACCCGACCGCGAACATCGTCTCCCAGCGCTGGATCGAGTCGGGCGTCGACCCCAAGACGCAGGTCATGGGCACGGGACCGTTCCGGTTCGTGGAGCGCATCCCCGGCGTGAGCACGACGTACGAGCGCTTCGACGAGTACTTCGAGCCCGAGCTGCCGTACCTCAACGCGATGGTCTTCCAGCCGATGAGCGACGACTACGCCCGCGTCACGGCCCTGCGCACCGCCACCGTCGACATGATCGACTACGTCCCCGCCACCCACGTCGACGTCATCAGCGAGAACCCCCGGCTGCGCTTCGCCTCGGACCGCAGCTTCGGCTTCGGCTTCGTCGGCTTCGTCACCAGCAAGCCGCCGTTCGACGACGTACGCGTCCGCAGGGCCGTCGCGATGGCGATCAACCGGGACTCCGTGCTGGAGACCGCGCTCCTCGGCCACGGCCAGCCGATCGACGGCGCGCTGATGCCCCCGGCCTTCGCGCGCTACTCCGGCTCCCTCGACAACACCATGGACTACGACCCCGAGCAGGCCCGCTTCCTCCTCAAGCAGGCCGGCCAGGAGAACCTGACGCTGCCGACCGTCACCACCAGCACGTATTCGGTCATCGCCCGCCCCGCCCAGGCCATGCTCCCCGGCATCCGGGCGGCCGGGGTGGACGTGCGGCTGACCCAGCAGGAGTGGCTGACCTTCCGGGCCAGCGTCGAGGCCAAGTCGTACCCCGTGCACTCCTGGGGCACCGCGCCGAAGTTCGGCGACCCCGCCTCCCTCAGCGACTTCCTCGGCAGCACCGGCACGTTCACCAAGAACACCGACTTCAAGGACGAGCGCCTCGACCAGCTCCTGGCCGAGGGCCGCCGCACCCGCGACCGCGCGCTGCGCGACGAGATCTACCGGGACGTCGAGCAGCGGGCCCTGGAGCTGGTGCCGATGACCTGGACCGTACGCCGCCAGCAGGGCGAGGCGCACTACGACTACGTCAAGGGCTACCGGCACCCGCCGAAGGGCTCGTGGACCGGAGTGACGCTGCGCCGCATATGGATGGACAAGAAATGA
- a CDS encoding PIN domain-containing protein, producing the protein MILDTGVLAAVDRGRVELAKLLRARDDDITIAAVTAAELLQGVELAADELTTRRRQGFVDAVLAIVPVDDYTLDVARVHARLLAYTRKLGKPRGAHDLIIASTAIATNRTVMTTDAHAKFDELPGVAAEMFPVP; encoded by the coding sequence GTGATCCTCGACACGGGTGTCCTTGCTGCGGTCGATCGCGGCCGGGTTGAGCTGGCCAAGCTGTTGCGCGCCCGGGATGACGACATCACCATCGCTGCCGTCACGGCGGCTGAACTGCTGCAGGGCGTGGAACTCGCGGCGGACGAGCTGACCACACGCCGTCGCCAGGGATTCGTCGACGCGGTGCTCGCCATAGTCCCGGTGGATGACTACACGCTGGATGTGGCGCGTGTGCATGCCCGGTTGCTGGCGTACACCCGGAAGCTGGGCAAGCCGCGCGGTGCGCACGACCTGATCATCGCGTCGACGGCGATTGCCACGAACCGGACGGTGATGACCACAGACGCCCATGCGAAGTTCGATGAACTGCCCGGCGTCGCCGCAGAGATGTTCCCCGTCCCCTAA
- a CDS encoding creatininase family protein: MAVSLPDTHRLGELSWTQVKHLAEQDPVVLLPIGAIEQHGPHLPVHEDSIVAEWVADKLAREHGHWVAPALNYGHSGVFRGFAGNLSLSQETLRNVTYEILEALVASGFRRIVIVDNNGGNVGPVTGAAIDARRDFGILVGHLYPWQLGYALMRDVYDDPATAYGHGAEPEHSAMLAIFPEQVQSELAEPGGLSSPAGWTPTSYTEAAIPGQPVPGTVLWDFSEISATGCTGDVSLGSAETGKVWIERVLGFCAAYLAEYDRNTRTAAAAGTAAGPK; encoded by the coding sequence ATGGCCGTCTCCCTGCCCGACACCCACCGTCTGGGCGAACTGTCCTGGACGCAGGTCAAGCACCTGGCGGAGCAGGACCCGGTCGTCCTGCTGCCCATCGGTGCCATCGAGCAGCACGGGCCCCACCTGCCGGTCCACGAGGACTCCATCGTCGCCGAGTGGGTCGCGGACAAGCTCGCCCGCGAGCACGGCCACTGGGTCGCGCCCGCCCTCAACTACGGCCACTCCGGCGTCTTCCGCGGCTTCGCCGGGAACCTCTCCCTCAGCCAGGAGACGCTGCGCAACGTCACGTACGAGATCCTGGAGGCCCTGGTCGCCTCCGGCTTCCGGCGCATCGTCATCGTCGACAACAACGGCGGTAACGTCGGCCCGGTGACCGGCGCGGCCATCGACGCCCGGCGCGACTTCGGCATCCTCGTCGGCCACCTCTACCCCTGGCAGCTCGGCTACGCCCTGATGCGCGACGTGTACGACGACCCGGCCACCGCCTACGGGCACGGCGCCGAGCCGGAGCACTCGGCGATGCTGGCGATCTTCCCCGAGCAGGTGCAGAGCGAGCTGGCCGAGCCGGGCGGGCTCTCCTCGCCGGCCGGCTGGACGCCGACCAGCTACACCGAGGCCGCCATCCCCGGCCAGCCCGTACCCGGCACGGTCCTCTGGGACTTCTCCGAGATCAGCGCCACCGGCTGCACCGGCGACGTGAGCCTGGGCAGCGCCGAGACGGGCAAGGTGTGGATCGAGCGGGTGCTCGGCTTCTGCGCCGCGTATCTGGCGGAGTACGACCGCAACACCCGTACGGCGGCGGCGGCCGGAACCGCGGCGGGGCCGAAGTGA
- a CDS encoding ABC transporter permease: protein MRRFLLTRFAQAALQLFAVGSIVFLLVRLIPGDPARAALGEGATEEQVAQTRETMHLNDSFVSQYVGFWGRLFQGDLGTSLLSSRPVMQDLPNRLGNSLELVLVSLIIAVTLGVLLGRVAATRADKPADHALVAGSIFGISLPVFVVGTLLLMVFAFLVPILPPQRFTTPWQDPVTHLQILVLPVVTLTAASCAVITRMTRAAMLETLSADYVRTARSKGLAEQRVIKDHALRTALLPVASATTVELTTLIGSTVLVETIFGWPGVSSLLMSAVGQRDYPVIQAVVLAVAAVVILVNLVGDLVVRALDPRAEEA, encoded by the coding sequence ATGAGACGGTTCCTCCTCACCAGATTCGCGCAGGCGGCACTGCAGCTCTTCGCCGTCGGCAGCATCGTGTTCCTCCTCGTCCGCCTCATCCCCGGCGACCCGGCGCGCGCCGCGCTCGGCGAGGGCGCCACCGAGGAGCAGGTGGCGCAGACCCGCGAGACGATGCACCTCAACGACTCCTTCGTCAGCCAGTACGTCGGCTTCTGGGGCCGGCTCTTCCAGGGCGACCTCGGCACCTCGCTGCTGAGCAGCCGCCCCGTGATGCAGGACCTGCCGAACCGGCTGGGCAACTCCCTGGAGCTGGTGCTCGTCTCGCTGATCATCGCGGTCACGCTGGGCGTGCTGCTCGGCCGGGTCGCGGCCACCCGCGCGGACAAGCCCGCCGACCACGCGCTGGTCGCCGGCTCGATCTTCGGCATCTCGCTGCCGGTGTTCGTCGTCGGCACGCTGCTGCTGATGGTCTTCGCGTTCCTCGTGCCGATCCTGCCGCCGCAGCGCTTCACCACGCCCTGGCAGGATCCGGTGACCCACCTGCAGATCCTCGTCCTCCCCGTCGTCACGCTCACCGCCGCCTCGTGCGCGGTCATCACGCGCATGACGCGCGCCGCGATGCTGGAGACCCTCTCCGCGGACTACGTACGCACCGCCCGCTCCAAGGGCCTCGCCGAGCAGCGGGTCATCAAGGATCACGCGCTGCGCACCGCGCTGCTGCCGGTGGCGTCCGCGACGACGGTGGAGCTGACCACGCTGATCGGCAGCACCGTGCTGGTGGAGACGATCTTCGGCTGGCCCGGGGTGAGTTCGCTGCTGATGAGCGCGGTCGGGCAGCGCGACTACCCCGTCATCCAGGCCGTCGTCCTCGCGGTCGCGGCCGTCGTCATCCTCGTCAACCTCGTCGGCGACCTGGTCGTACGAGCCCTCGACCCGCGGGCGGAGGAAGCCTGA
- a CDS encoding GntR family transcriptional regulator, which yields MSVDEDGRAVTARARAYEWVKEAILLGRYPEGSFLEEKVLSVAAGVSRTPVREALHRLAAEGFLDLLPRRGAQVRRVTVAEMIETYEMRQVLEIHGFRTLCDKRLEIPARQAELLAQMGDPELLARCRAGDREAIAEHGKLDFQFHFGFVRATGNTVLTDLFRSLQPRHQRIGVSAITIRPERLPLIMREHHALLDSLGGYEFETAARTIRTHLNPDQTVVAHLD from the coding sequence GTGTCAGTCGACGAGGACGGCCGTGCGGTGACGGCGCGGGCGCGCGCGTACGAGTGGGTCAAGGAGGCGATCCTGCTGGGGCGCTACCCCGAGGGGTCGTTCCTGGAGGAGAAGGTCCTTTCCGTGGCCGCGGGGGTGTCGCGGACGCCGGTGCGCGAGGCGCTGCACCGGCTGGCCGCCGAGGGGTTCCTCGACCTGCTGCCGCGGCGCGGCGCGCAGGTCCGGCGCGTCACCGTGGCCGAGATGATCGAGACGTACGAGATGCGCCAGGTGCTGGAGATCCACGGCTTCCGCACCCTGTGCGACAAGCGGCTGGAGATCCCCGCCCGGCAGGCCGAACTGCTCGCGCAGATGGGGGACCCGGAGCTGCTGGCGCGCTGCCGCGCCGGCGACCGCGAGGCGATCGCCGAGCACGGCAAGCTCGACTTCCAGTTCCACTTCGGCTTCGTCCGGGCCACCGGCAACACCGTGCTCACCGACCTCTTCCGCAGCCTCCAGCCGCGGCACCAGCGCATCGGGGTCTCGGCGATAACGATCCGACCCGAGCGGCTGCCGCTCATCATGCGCGAGCACCACGCGCTGCTGGACTCCCTCGGCGGGTACGAGTTCGAGACCGCGGCCCGGACGATCCGCACCCACCTGAACCCCGACCAGACGGTCGTCGCCCACCTGGACTGA
- a CDS encoding ABC transporter ATP-binding protein, whose product MTGHGQEKEGTAPEPVLSVERLSVDFRVAGEWTPAVRDVSFTVGRGEVVALVGESGSGKSVSSMSVLGLVAGSAQHRGSIRFHDTELLGLGHEALRGIRGKRIAMIFQEPMTALNPVYTVGRQIAEAIRCHEKVSAAGARARAIELLTKVGIPEPERRVDSYPHQLSGGQRQRAMIAMAISGSPEVIIADEPTTALDVTVQAEILELLRGLRRDLGSAVLIITHDMGVVADIADRVVVMKEGEVVEEAPVGRLFAAPEHEYTRRLLAAVPKPPPPPATPSPPPATPPPPPATPPLAGVPPLAGVPPLAGEDTTLRIRDLEVEYPGRLGRKGFKAVHGVSLTIGKGEVLGLVGESGSGKSTIGRAVVGLSRATGGSVEVCGTDVTGLSGRPLRAFRPTYSMVFQDPGASLNPRWSIGDSIAAPLLVNRRADRAAAHSRVAELLEQVELPAHWASRFPHELSGGQRQRVGIARALALEPELLIADEPTSALDVSVQATVLRLFRELQDRLGFACLFISHDLGVVELLAHEVAVLQNGRLVEHGPAREVLANPRTEYTKRLVAAAPVPDPEQQAERRRLWREMAAA is encoded by the coding sequence GTGACCGGCCACGGGCAGGAGAAGGAGGGGACGGCGCCCGAGCCGGTGCTGAGCGTCGAGCGGCTGTCGGTGGACTTCCGCGTCGCCGGCGAGTGGACCCCCGCCGTACGGGACGTCAGCTTCACCGTCGGCCGCGGCGAAGTCGTCGCGCTGGTCGGCGAGTCCGGCTCCGGCAAGTCGGTCAGCTCGATGTCCGTGCTGGGCCTGGTCGCCGGCAGCGCCCAGCACCGCGGCAGCATCCGCTTCCACGACACCGAGCTGCTCGGCCTCGGCCACGAGGCGCTGCGCGGCATCCGCGGCAAGCGGATCGCGATGATCTTCCAGGAGCCGATGACGGCGCTCAACCCCGTCTACACCGTCGGCCGGCAGATCGCCGAGGCCATCCGCTGCCACGAGAAGGTGTCCGCCGCCGGCGCCCGCGCCCGCGCGATCGAGCTGCTGACGAAGGTCGGCATCCCGGAGCCCGAGCGCCGCGTCGACAGCTACCCGCACCAGCTCTCCGGCGGCCAGCGGCAGCGCGCGATGATCGCCATGGCGATCTCCGGCTCCCCCGAGGTCATCATCGCCGACGAGCCGACCACCGCGCTCGACGTCACCGTGCAGGCGGAGATCCTGGAGCTGCTGCGCGGCCTGCGCCGGGACCTCGGCTCCGCGGTGCTCATCATCACCCACGACATGGGCGTGGTCGCCGACATCGCCGACCGCGTGGTGGTGATGAAGGAGGGCGAGGTCGTCGAAGAGGCGCCCGTGGGGCGGCTCTTCGCCGCGCCCGAGCACGAGTACACCCGCCGGCTGCTGGCCGCGGTGCCCAAGCCGCCTCCCCCGCCGGCTACGCCCTCTCCCCCACCGGCTACGCCCCCTCCCCCACCGGCTACGCCCCCATTGGCGGGGGTGCCCCCATTGGCGGGGGTGCCCCCATTGGCGGGGGAGGACACGACGCTGCGGATACGGGACCTGGAGGTCGAGTACCCCGGGCGGCTGGGCCGCAAGGGGTTCAAGGCCGTGCACGGCGTGAGCCTCACCATCGGCAAGGGCGAAGTCCTGGGCCTGGTCGGCGAGTCCGGCTCCGGGAAGTCCACCATCGGCCGGGCCGTCGTCGGGCTGTCGCGCGCCACCGGCGGGTCAGTCGAGGTCTGCGGCACCGACGTCACCGGCCTGTCGGGACGCCCGCTGCGGGCCTTCAGGCCGACGTACTCGATGGTCTTCCAGGACCCCGGCGCCTCGCTCAACCCCCGCTGGTCGATCGGCGACTCGATCGCCGCGCCGCTGCTGGTCAACCGCCGCGCCGACCGCGCCGCCGCGCACTCCCGGGTGGCGGAGCTGCTGGAGCAGGTCGAACTGCCCGCGCACTGGGCGAGCCGGTTCCCGCACGAGCTGTCCGGCGGCCAGCGCCAGCGCGTCGGCATCGCCCGCGCGCTGGCGCTGGAGCCGGAGCTGCTCATCGCCGACGAGCCGACGTCCGCGCTCGACGTGTCCGTCCAGGCCACGGTGCTGCGGCTCTTCCGCGAGCTGCAGGACCGGCTGGGCTTCGCCTGCCTGTTCATCAGCCACGACCTCGGCGTGGTCGAACTCCTCGCGCACGAGGTCGCGGTGCTGCAGAACGGCCGGCTCGTGGAGCACGGCCCGGCGCGCGAGGTGCTGGCCAACCCGCGTACGGAGTACACCAAGCGGCTCGTCGCCGCCGCGCCCGTGCCGGACCCGGAGCAGCAGGCGGAGCGGCGCCGGCTGTGGCGCGAGATGGCGGCGGCATGA
- a CDS encoding ABC transporter permease, whose amino-acid sequence MPTVELTTAPPPPTAATPPRRGGRHLLRSLAANRRTSIAGGFLLLVFAAALLAPVIAPHDYRDIAGTPLTQGGMLGIDDYGRDVFSRLLIGLRTSLAVALSAVLIAGAIGTTLGLVAGYGGRWASSIIMRGIDILLSFPPIVLAIAVVAAMGPELVNVVMVIGVLYIPRFTRIVYSQVLAIRSVEYVEAAEIMGTGRSTILLRTILPNVAAPVIVQLSLSVSFAIQMEAGLSFLGLGAQPPLPSLGTMVGAGRDFLEVQPTLLIYPSVLIILIVLALNVFGDGLRDLLDPRRSGTDS is encoded by the coding sequence ATGCCGACCGTCGAACTCACCACTGCCCCGCCACCGCCCACCGCCGCCACCCCGCCCCGCCGGGGCGGCCGGCACCTGCTGCGCAGCCTCGCCGCCAACCGGCGCACGTCGATCGCCGGCGGCTTCCTGCTGCTGGTCTTCGCCGCCGCCCTGCTCGCCCCGGTGATCGCGCCGCACGACTACCGCGACATCGCCGGCACCCCGCTCACCCAGGGCGGCATGCTCGGCATCGACGACTACGGGCGCGACGTCTTCTCCCGGCTGCTCATCGGGCTGCGGACGTCGCTGGCCGTCGCGCTCTCCGCGGTCCTCATCGCCGGCGCCATCGGCACCACGCTCGGCCTGGTCGCCGGGTACGGCGGCCGCTGGGCGTCGAGCATCATCATGCGCGGCATCGACATCCTGCTCAGCTTCCCGCCCATCGTGCTGGCCATCGCCGTGGTCGCCGCGATGGGGCCCGAGCTGGTCAACGTCGTCATGGTCATCGGCGTGCTGTACATCCCGCGGTTCACCAGGATCGTCTACAGCCAGGTGCTCGCGATCCGCAGTGTGGAGTACGTCGAGGCCGCCGAGATCATGGGCACCGGGCGCAGCACCATCCTGCTGCGCACGATCCTGCCGAACGTCGCCGCGCCGGTGATCGTGCAGCTCAGCCTCTCGGTGAGCTTCGCGATCCAGATGGAGGCGGGGCTGAGCTTCCTCGGCCTCGGCGCCCAGCCGCCGCTGCCGTCGCTCGGCACGATGGTCGGCGCGGGCCGCGACTTCCTGGAGGTCCAGCCCACGCTGCTGATCTACCCGTCGGTGCTGATCATCCTCATCGTGCTGGCCCTCAACGTCTTCGGCGACGGCCTGCGCGACCTCCTCGACCCCCGCCGCAGCGGCACCGACTCGTGA